Sequence from the Phragmites australis chromosome 11, lpPhrAust1.1, whole genome shotgun sequence genome:
ACTAGCCCTTTCACCTTTGTATGGAGTTGGTCCACCTTCTTGGACCCGCTCCGCTCGCCGTACAACCTCCTCCGGCTGCTACGAATTTGCTGCAAGCGTGTACAGTACTACAGTGGGCTGGGCTGAGGTTAGCTGTCAATAAAAGATGCCACATAAGATTGTGACGTGAAGGGGAtttgaggaggagagagaaataCAGTTTAGCATTTAACGGATGGTCTATTAAACAATTTGTTCCTGTCTAAATCATTATATAAGGGGTTATTAATGTCTATAGTATTATATGTGAGTCTTATAGGTAATTTTATAGATAGTATATTGTATGAGTTGTTTTCATTACTATTTAGAAATGACATAAATGAATTTTATAGACAAGAGCTATCTAAATCACTGTACATGCCGTGAGCAGTTGGTGAATGGAAGGGCCAATCGGGAAGCCGCATGGGACGAGGCACAATGGAACCAACGTCCCTGCGCGGGACATCcatccctctccttcctcccttgAACGCGTCGCCGACACGCAGGCGTAGCAACCCCGCGAAACGGAGCAGGCGAATCAATCGGTCAGCAAGCCATCGACGGGCGATCAGAGTACATTATCCCAAGAAACCGTGGCCATTTTTATTCTTCGAGTCAAACGGCCACGTCCCTTTCAGTTCCAGAGTTCCCTCCCTCCTGCTCCATAAAGATTTGATCTTTTATCGCAATCGCTCCCGGCGACGACGGCTTCTGCGTGCGTACGTTCTCCTTGATTGATTCCAGCCGTATATCTACAGGGCAAGTTCAACGCCGGCTCACCTCGCCAGCCACAGGCCCACGGACGCGCGCGTGGCTTCTCTCCTCCGGCCGGTGCCTTCGATCTCTTGCCGCGTCCAGGAGTCGGCGGCGTGCATGGCGGGGCTGCAGCGGTCGAGCGAGACGTTCCGGCGATCGGGCTCGTCGGGGATGGTGTGGGACGACAAGAACTTCTCCGGAGAGATCAAGCCGGCGGCCGCGGACGGCGCCGTGGAGCGCAGCCGGTCGACCGGGCACGAGCACGGCGGGTACAGGGCGGCCGGGCGCGTGCCGCCAGCGCTCgacccgccgtcgccgcgcgtCACCGTGTGCGGCTTCTGCAGGctcttcggcggcggcggcaaaggAAAGGACGGCGGCAAGGCGAAGGCTAAGGGGAGGCGCCACTGATCTGTACACTCTGTACCGGCATCGATCGGAACACACTCCAAATTTGGTAGTTTCTGTTAAGTTTATTTCTTCCTTTTGTGGGGTGTCTTTCTCATGTCCAGGTAGTGATATAGCAGAAAGAATCATAATTGAGATGAAGTGAATAGTAGGTGTCAGACTGTCGGTGCTCTCGTGAATTTGATTGTGCAGCGTGCTCTCTGTTCTTCATTTCGTGAGAAACTAAAGCTTTGGAACACAAAATTTTACACGAAACAGTTCAATTTCTATCAGAATTTGGAAAAAGTTCCATGTTCTGACGGTGGCCTGTATTCTGTCAGTGGTTAGTTACTGTGAAGAACTTTTGCCTTGTAGCAACACTGAATTGCTCTAGT
This genomic interval carries:
- the LOC133885116 gene encoding MAPK kinase substrate protein At1g80180-like, whose protein sequence is MAGLQRSSETFRRSGSSGMVWDDKNFSGEIKPAAADGAVERSRSTGHEHGGYRAAGRVPPALDPPSPRVTVCGFCRLFGGGGKGKDGGKAKAKGRRH